The genomic window GAACCCGCCGGACACGACACCGATCCGTGACCCGTGCGCATGCAGCCGGCCGATCAGCGTCTCCAGGCCGGTCGTCGTCCGGATCCGTTCGGCGATCACCGGGATCCGGTCGACGGGCAGGCCCGCGAGCGTCGCGACCCGGGCCCGGAGGCTGTCGGCGAAGTCGAGGTCACCGCGCATGGCACGCTCGGTGATGGCGGCGACCTCGGGGAGGCTGCCGACCTCCTCGGCGAGGAGCTCGATCACCTCGTTCTCGATGAGCGTCGAGTCGGCGTCGAGGACCGCGAGGAACCGGACGCCTCGTCCGGCCTGTGGGGGGAGTGCTGCTTCTGGATCCGCCACTGCCGAACGCTCGGTACTCATGGAACGACGCGTACTCCCTTGCCAACCACGGTGAGACCGGATTCGGTGACGGTGAAGCCGCGAGCGCGGTCACGGTCGTGGTCGACACCGACGCTCGCGCCGGAGGTGACCACCACATCCTTGTCCAGGATAGCCCGCTTGACGACGGCGTCCGGTTCGATGTGGACCTTGTCGAACACGACCGAGTCGGAGACGTGGGCGCCGGATTCCACGAGCGCCCATGGCCCGAGGACACTGCGCTCGATGTGGGCACCGGACAGCAGCGAACCGAGGGAGACGATCGAGTCGATGGTCTGGCCGAGGTTGCCCTTCGCGTCCCGCACGAACTTCGCCGGCGGCGAGTTCAGCTGAGAACTGAAGATCGGCCAGTCCCGGTTGTACAGGTTGAAGATCGGGAGGGTCGAGATGAGGTCCTGGTGGGCTTCGTAGAACGACTCGATCGTCCCCACGTCGCGCCAGTAGTAGCGATCGCGATCCGTCGATCCGGGTACATCGTTCCGCTGGAGGTCGTAGACGCCCGCCTCGCCGCGATCGACGAAGTACGGGACGATGTCGCCACCCATGTCGTGGTTCGAGCTCGTCACCTCGCCGTCGTCGATGACCGCCTGCATGAGGGCGTCGGCGTCGAAGACGTAGTTGCCCATCGAGGCGAGCACTTCACCGGGGGAGTCGGGCAGGCCCGGCGCGTCGAGCGGCTTCTCGAGGAAGCGGGCGATGGTCGTCGGGTCGTCCGCGTCGACGTCGATGACGCCGAACTGGTCGGCGAGGGAGATGGGCTGACGGATCGCGGCGACCGTCGCCTTCTTGCCCGAGGCGATGTGCGCCTCGATCATCTGCGCGAAGTCCATGCGGTAGACGTGGTCGGCGCCGACGACCACGACGATGTCGGGCTTCTCGTCGCGGATCAGGTTGAGGCTCTGCAGGATCGCGTCGGCGGATCCGCTGAACCAGCGCTTCCCGAGACGCTGCTGCGCCGGCACGGACGCGACATAGGAGTCGAGCAGGCCGGACAACCGCCAGGTCTGCGAGACGTGGCGGTCGAGGCTGTGGGACTTGTACTGGGTGAGGACGACGATCTGGGTGAGTCCGGAGTTGATGAGGTTCGACAGCGCGAAATCGATCAGACGGTACTGCCCGCCGAACGGTACGGCCGGTTTCGCGCGGTCTGCGGTCAGCGGCATC from Plantibacter flavus includes these protein-coding regions:
- a CDS encoding glucose-1-phosphate adenylyltransferase, with the protein product MAASKKIFGIVLAGGEGKRLMPLTADRAKPAVPFGGQYRLIDFALSNLINSGLTQIVVLTQYKSHSLDRHVSQTWRLSGLLDSYVASVPAQQRLGKRWFSGSADAILQSLNLIRDEKPDIVVVVGADHVYRMDFAQMIEAHIASGKKATVAAIRQPISLADQFGVIDVDADDPTTIARFLEKPLDAPGLPDSPGEVLASMGNYVFDADALMQAVIDDGEVTSSNHDMGGDIVPYFVDRGEAGVYDLQRNDVPGSTDRDRYYWRDVGTIESFYEAHQDLISTLPIFNLYNRDWPIFSSQLNSPPAKFVRDAKGNLGQTIDSIVSLGSLLSGAHIERSVLGPWALVESGAHVSDSVVFDKVHIEPDAVVKRAILDKDVVVTSGASVGVDHDRDRARGFTVTESGLTVVGKGVRVVP
- the serB gene encoding phosphoserine phosphatase SerB, with the protein product MADPEAALPPQAGRGVRFLAVLDADSTLIENEVIELLAEEVGSLPEVAAITERAMRGDLDFADSLRARVATLAGLPVDRIPVIAERIRTTTGLETLIGRLHAHGSRIGVVSGGFHELLDPLAEALGLDHVRANRLETADGRLTGGLSGPIIDAAAKAAALQEWADADGVPLARTIAIGDGANDLEMMAVAGLSVAFNAKPIVRRHADVVAGRVDLAGVLPLLGL